The following proteins are encoded in a genomic region of Sorangiineae bacterium MSr12523:
- a CDS encoding pyridoxal phosphate-dependent aminotransferase: MYPRVNYLEWAIQNVGQTPFDLATSGMPAFHLAELGPPPDLDDTRARPALTAAIARHNSVTPEETIATIGAAHAIWIAYASLLSPGDEILVEEPAYEPLLTTARGIGAHVTRFPRPADSDYAVDPELVAERITERTRAVLITNLHNPTGRRTDDETLQEVARLIGERGGHLIVNEIYSPFDDFVDKDGVFRGCARRLADNIVVVSSMTKCYGLGTHRFGWVLGPVDVIRRAYATMMSSAGYLPLPHAQLFIHALSHIQTLAARSRRLLADKRARASAWLAQEQPRFAWSGPQSGLFGLATLPGAGDLRPALEKGAAEHGALVVPGSFFEVPNGFRLSWSIDDPRLDEGLDRLGRILRSL, from the coding sequence ATGTACCCCCGCGTGAATTACCTCGAGTGGGCCATTCAGAACGTCGGCCAAACCCCCTTTGACCTGGCCACCAGCGGCATGCCGGCCTTCCACCTCGCGGAGCTTGGCCCGCCGCCCGATCTGGACGACACGCGCGCACGGCCCGCGCTGACGGCCGCCATTGCGCGTCACAACAGCGTCACCCCCGAGGAAACCATCGCCACCATTGGCGCCGCGCACGCCATTTGGATCGCGTACGCCAGCTTGCTCTCGCCCGGCGATGAAATCCTGGTCGAGGAACCTGCCTACGAGCCGCTCCTTACCACTGCGCGCGGCATCGGCGCCCACGTCACCCGCTTTCCGCGTCCGGCCGACTCCGACTACGCCGTCGATCCCGAGCTCGTGGCCGAGCGCATCACCGAGCGTACGCGCGCCGTCCTCATCACCAATTTGCACAACCCGACGGGGCGCCGCACCGACGACGAGACCTTGCAGGAGGTCGCCCGCCTCATTGGAGAACGAGGCGGTCACCTGATCGTCAACGAGATCTATTCGCCCTTCGACGACTTCGTCGACAAGGACGGGGTCTTCCGCGGCTGCGCGCGGCGCCTGGCCGACAACATCGTCGTCGTCTCCAGCATGACCAAGTGCTACGGCCTGGGAACCCACCGGTTTGGATGGGTGCTCGGACCGGTCGACGTCATTCGTCGCGCGTACGCCACCATGATGTCGAGCGCCGGCTACTTGCCCCTTCCGCACGCGCAGCTTTTCATTCACGCGCTGAGTCACATTCAAACGTTGGCCGCGCGGTCCCGGCGTCTTCTCGCGGACAAACGCGCGCGCGCCTCGGCCTGGTTGGCGCAAGAACAACCGCGGTTCGCGTGGAGCGGGCCGCAATCCGGACTCTTCGGTTTAGCCACCCTGCCCGGCGCAGGCGATCTGCGGCCAGCTCTGGAGAAGGGGGCCGCCGAGCACGGCGCCCTCGTGGTGCCCGGGTCCTTCTTCGAAGTCCCCAATGGATTTCGACTCTCATGGTCCATCGATGATCCACGTCTCGACGAAGGACTCGACCGTCTCGGTCGCATTCTGCGCAGCCTCTGA
- a CDS encoding FliM/FliN family flagellar motor switch protein → MSRTVRRYPWDALDGMSARSLEAMRALRHLLDASGSIAAMQAALAEILDSRIEVRLRHVRDATRAGRTDPSAVTLGLEDDTGTVRAWLEVEGALAAQVVARALRRPLLRTSSLDPFSPPPATVYGAFAAVVVTTLRRGAGALPLRVRTMDAAMEDALFASFTVVLGDEAFLARVAFSPGDPLLSPRTEPPWDRAALARLGDIPLSMPIVASVSLSTVSEMKTLTPGAVWLPPPWSLSGPVILCAPRSDRGLSATLGADGKLVVGGSVEDLSMAREDNALVENAGDVPVVVRVEVGSAEMRAREWANLRAGDVITLGRPVGSSVILRVGGQEVARGELVDIEGELGVRILENQG, encoded by the coding sequence ATGAGCCGCACGGTTCGGCGCTATCCCTGGGATGCCCTGGATGGCATGAGCGCGCGCTCGCTCGAAGCGATGCGCGCGCTCCGGCACTTGCTCGATGCGAGCGGTTCCATCGCGGCGATGCAGGCGGCGCTCGCGGAGATCCTCGACAGCCGCATCGAGGTGCGGCTGCGCCACGTGCGGGACGCGACCCGCGCAGGCCGTACGGATCCGAGCGCGGTGACCTTGGGGCTCGAAGACGACACGGGAACGGTGCGCGCGTGGCTCGAGGTGGAGGGCGCGCTCGCGGCGCAGGTGGTGGCCCGGGCACTCCGCCGTCCGCTGCTTCGCACCTCGTCGCTGGATCCTTTTTCGCCGCCCCCGGCGACCGTGTACGGAGCCTTCGCCGCCGTGGTGGTGACGACCTTGCGGCGCGGGGCGGGTGCGCTCCCCCTGCGGGTTCGCACGATGGATGCGGCGATGGAGGATGCCCTCTTCGCGAGCTTCACCGTGGTGCTCGGGGATGAGGCCTTTCTCGCGCGCGTGGCGTTTTCGCCGGGCGATCCGCTGCTTTCGCCGCGCACGGAGCCGCCGTGGGATCGGGCTGCACTGGCGCGGCTGGGCGACATCCCCCTGAGCATGCCGATCGTGGCGTCGGTGTCGCTGTCCACGGTGTCCGAGATGAAAACGCTGACGCCGGGTGCGGTGTGGCTTCCGCCGCCGTGGAGCCTTTCGGGCCCGGTGATCCTTTGCGCCCCGCGCTCGGACCGAGGCCTGTCGGCAACGCTCGGCGCGGACGGCAAGCTCGTGGTAGGTGGCTCGGTGGAGGATCTCTCGATGGCTCGCGAAGACAATGCCCTGGTGGAGAACGCCGGCGACGTCCCCGTCGTCGTTCGTGTCGAAGTCGGCTCCGCCGAAATGCGCGCCCGCGAATGGGCCAACCTCCGCGCCGGCGACGTGATCACCTTGGGGCGCCCCGTCGGCTCCTCCGTGATCTTGCGCGTCGGCGGACAAGAGGTCGCGCGCGGCGAGCTGGTCGACATCGAAGGCGAACTCGGCGTCCGCATCCTGGAGAACCAAGGATGA